In Henningerozyma blattae CBS 6284 chromosome 7, complete genome, a single genomic region encodes these proteins:
- the BUD27 gene encoding prefoldin-like protein (similar to Saccharomyces cerevisiae BUD27 (YFL023W); ancestral locus Anc_8.48): MDVLEQQITKTLSNLNDKKSFLEEQKVQYNAILDSVGQHFIDREATGDIDDRKERKGMVFGEVIVSEDTFYLNIGYDYYVEKQRDEILDFLKNKLYLINQAIDQFTSKIEEGNKALGDMQMFSQQEKAEEKKLDNDYEMANEEGDELFQPMEIREELDDDGNIISSSVTPHASSKKKVAELEQRILDGSTDATISSNDKSLPQQAKQSYFEKNLRGKLNRDYKKNRKKFKKIPKIEEVVDITLQDKSKSSDLTVSENDLNNDIDENDSNSDNINSFNGISKNEMYTFADLVEKLDEQDNLEDGEIDLADVAYDMDSYRGLDYSKYDDYGNDNDDADDDEVSFGDDYDYDKPARFTTVPGFARNSFMDQINQLRMARTSNDGEIVDQEESVKYEENIKTPVTPIPKKEAGKSILKSSSLSVNASSENITTTEKKKSVAFAEELDIHEIENMKSETKRNTHNFPRFSNSGSMTYEIDPHEGILTKDDFDSDLFAELLGVKRSEEIHDKYSKVVEAELEHEEEEMQNKKKRVSRFKKDRIITDPSVSTNSRDKISSNASKNSIVNYIIERNDITSNDIVEYKVTDTSKRTSADSSKKQPIEDTITERVVEDAVIERAVEDAVIERAVEDAVIERAVEDTIVERPIKDTITERAVKDNIVENPTRNTKVERAIEDTIVERVVKYGFMERAVEDTIVERAVEDTIIVGTIKDTIVEKAVEDIVTEDTVTPSISKTNPPKLSKFNKKMNSLIRPSNYTPQNSTEQLLKQLDESDNEIEETIKPSKHDTDNNQGSFPEEINDIIKKEQEKNKGIKQLPTIDYQALGDNIDDMVRAYSLGIYDGDLEEDPGTLIEKLEDFKDYNNQVEELKDEIAEFRLNSNNETKQQEADDDDDGTPMVVDIVENDIPENYQEDDVDYGLSTEKLQESITLEYHKMKEGLIGKMMSSFPEVNYENGEVEGPDEGKSLEPIDEYGNPLKTSRFRSRQISMNETIG; the protein is encoded by the coding sequence ATGGATGTCCTTGAACAACAAATTACCAAGACTTTATCAAATCTTAATGATAAGAAATCTTTCTTAGAGGAACAAAAAGTTCAATATAATGCTATTTTGGATAGTGTTGGCCAGCATTTTATAGATAGAGAGGCCACTGGTGATATCGATGATAGAAAGGAAAGAAAGGGGATGGTATTTGGAGAAGTTATTGTCTCCGAAGATAccttttatttaaatattggttatgattattatgtAGAGAAACAAAGAGATGAAATTCTGGATTTTCTTAAAAACaaactttatttaataaatcaagCTATTGACCAATTTACATCTAAAATAGAAGAAGGTAATAAGGCATTAGGTGATATGCAGATGTTTTCTCAGCAAGAAAAGGCAGAAGAAAAGAAGCTCGATAACGATTATGAAATGGCAAATGAAGAAGgtgatgaattatttcaGCCGATGGAAATTAGGGAAGAATTGGATGATGATGgcaatattattagtagttCAGTGACACCTCATGCCTCCTCTAAGAAAAAGGTAGCAGAATTAGAACAAAGAATATTAGATGGATCTACTGATGCTACAATATCTAGTAATGATAAAAGTTTACCTCAGCAAGCTAAGCAAAGTTATTTTGAGAAAAACTTAAGAGGGAAATTGAATCGagattacaaaaaaaacagaaagaaattcaagaaaatacCAAAAATAGAAGAAGTCGTAGATATTACCTTACAagataaatcaaaatcatcaGATTTGACAGTTTCGGAAAATGACCTCAATAACGATATTGACGAAAATGATAGCAATagtgataatattaatagtttCAATGGCATATCTAAAAACGAAATGTACACGTTTGCAGATTTGGTTGAAAAATTGGATGAGCAAGATAATTTAGAAGATGGTGAAATTGATCTTGCTGATGTTGCATATGATATGGATTCATATAGGGGTCttgattattcaaaatatgatGACTACGgaaatgataatgatgatgctgatgatgatgaagttAGTTTTGGTgatgattatgattatgataAGCCGGCAAGATTTACTACAGTTCCTGGGTTTGCTAGAAACTCGTTTATGGAtcaaattaatcaattaagAATGGCAAGGACTTCTAACGATGGGGAAATTGTTGATCAAGAAGAGTCGGTAAaatatgaagaaaatattaagacTCCTGTAACTCCAATACCTAAGAAGGAAGCTGGCAAATCCATCTTAAAATCAAGTTCACTCTCAGTAAACGCTTCATCTGAAAATATCACTACAACtgaaaagaagaaaagtGTAGCATTTGCTGAAGAATTAGATATTcatgaaattgaaaatatgaAATCAGAAACAAAGAGAAATACACATAATTTCCCAAGATTTTCCAATAGTGGATCCATGACCTATGAAATTGATCCGCATGAGGGAATATTAACCAAAGATGACTTCGATAGTGATTTATTTGCTGAGTTATTAGGTGTTAAAAGATCTGAAGAAATCCatgataaatattcaaaagtTGTCGAAGCAGAACTTGAACacgaagaagaagaaatgcaaaataagaaaaagagAGTGTCTAGATTTAAAAAGGATAGAATTATTACAGACCCATCTGTTTCAACAAATTCAAGGGATAAAATTAGTAGTAATGCTTCcaaaaattcaatagtTAATTACattattgaaagaaatGATATTACATCCAACGATATTGTAGAATATAAAGTAACAGATACAAGTAAAAGAACCTCTGCGGATTCTTCTAAAAAGCAGCCTATTGAAGATACCATTACTGAGAGAGTTGTTGAGGATGCTGTTATAGAGAGGGCTGTTGAGGATGCTGTTATAGAGAGGGCTGTTGAGGATGCTGTTATAGAGAGGGCTGTTGAGGATACTATTGTTGAAAGACCTATCAAAGATACTATTACAGAGAGGGCTGttaaagataatattgTTGAAAATCCTACCAGGAATACTAAAGTAGAGAGAGCCATTGAGGACACTATTGTAGAAAGGGTAGTTAAATATGGCTTTATGGAAAGAGCTGTTGAAGATACTATTGTTGAAAGGGCGGTTGAAGATACGATTATAGTGGGAACTATCAAGGATACTATTGTTGAAAAAGCTGTTGAAGATATTGTTACAGAAGATACTGTAACCCCCTCCATAAGTAAAACCAACCCGCCGAAGCTATCGAAATTTAATAAGAAGATGAATTCTCTTATTAGGCCAAGTAACTATACACCTCAAAATTCCACAGAACAACTCTTGAAACAATTAGACGAATCAGATAAcgaaattgaagaaactATTAAGCCTTCAAAACATGATACTGACAACAATCAAGGATCATTTCCCGAAGAgattaatgatattataaaaaaagaacaagaaaagaataaagGCATAAAACAGTTGCCGACTATTGATTATCAAGCACTTGGTGATAATATCGATGACATGGTACGGGCGTACTCCTTAGGTATTTACGATGGAGATTTAGAAGAAGATCCAGGTACattgattgaaaaattagaagacTTTAAAGACTATAATAATCAAGTAGAGGAATTGAAAGACGAGATTGCAGAGTTCCGATTGAATTCGAATAATGAAACAAAACAACAAGAAGCTGATGATGACGACGATGGGACTCCTATGGTTGTTGATATCGTCGAGAATGATATACCGGAGAATTATCAAGAAGACGACGTTGATTATGGCTTGAGTACTGAGAAGTTGCAAGAATCGATCACGTTAGAGTATCATAAGATGAAAGAAGGATTGATAGGGAAGATGATGTCATCCTTTCCCGAGGTCAATTACGAGAATGGAGAGGTGGAGGGTCCAGATGAAGGGAAAAGTTTGGAACCCATTGATGAATACGGTAATCCTTTAAAGACAAGTCGGTTTAGAAGTCGCCAGATCTCTATGAATGAAACAATTGGATAA